A genomic stretch from Candidatus Omnitrophota bacterium includes:
- a CDS encoding 1-acyl-sn-glycerol-3-phosphate acyltransferase — translation MTETFADKFREFIMMNSGNIIYPEEIEEAYTKVAPIKEMCIFTVSGMKGEKRSKVLWAVIQPDLDKFREFSEVNLRSVIEERFDNASQLLPSYKRIKGFTITLEDLPHNLFGKVVRYAVKELYEPRVIAGIEGALPVSGELSEEDLLLTESPTGKKILDCLKEQSGIGRPIILEDSLELDLGIDSLGRIELASRLELAFNAEIKDQAISRAFSVKGLILRITDALRGAKDIPREDLGISLGPGFWKETLHVLPKKENLEVLELTTGFFAWLFRFICTAIICTYIKLFFGIKVEGAENVPEEGAYIIYPNHTSFLDGAAIIASLPRRPGFQLFYFVFGPYYFRPFLKNRVLRNMIKMGRIIPFDFSTHFLEALRSCYFVLHHGKGLCYFPEGLRSSDGVIGKFKKGFGVLAKETGARLVPVAIDGAHEAWASTAKYPKRHLIKVRFGKPLLPEDMEKEGMIMGAKNSYDAICVAARKALVELKTCPPADKDK, via the coding sequence ATGACGGAGACTTTCGCGGATAAATTCAGGGAGTTCATTATGATGAATTCTGGAAATATAATTTATCCGGAAGAGATCGAGGAGGCTTATACAAAGGTTGCTCCCATAAAAGAGATGTGCATCTTTACGGTCTCCGGGATGAAAGGCGAAAAGAGATCGAAGGTTCTCTGGGCCGTCATTCAGCCGGATCTTGATAAATTCAGGGAATTTTCGGAGGTTAATCTGCGCTCCGTTATCGAGGAGAGATTCGATAATGCCTCGCAGTTGCTACCGTCCTATAAAAGGATAAAAGGCTTTACCATCACGTTGGAGGATCTGCCGCATAATCTGTTCGGTAAAGTGGTCAGGTATGCGGTTAAGGAGTTATATGAACCCAGAGTGATCGCGGGAATAGAAGGCGCCCTTCCGGTATCAGGAGAACTTTCGGAAGAGGACCTTCTGTTGACAGAGTCCCCGACCGGCAAAAAAATCCTGGACTGTTTAAAGGAGCAAAGCGGTATTGGAAGGCCGATAATACTCGAGGACTCTTTAGAGTTGGACCTGGGCATAGATTCATTAGGCAGGATAGAGCTTGCTTCGCGGCTTGAGTTGGCTTTTAACGCTGAAATAAAGGACCAGGCGATCTCGAGAGCATTTAGCGTAAAGGGCCTTATTCTGAGGATAACGGATGCATTGAGGGGAGCTAAAGATATCCCCCGTGAGGATCTAGGGATATCTCTGGGGCCGGGCTTCTGGAAAGAGACTTTACATGTGCTGCCAAAAAAAGAAAATCTGGAAGTTCTCGAATTAACCACCGGTTTCTTCGCATGGCTGTTCAGGTTTATCTGCACGGCCATAATCTGTACGTATATAAAATTATTCTTCGGTATTAAGGTGGAAGGAGCGGAAAACGTGCCAGAAGAAGGGGCTTATATTATATATCCCAACCACACGAGTTTTCTTGATGGGGCTGCCATTATCGCTTCTCTGCCGCGCAGGCCGGGCTTTCAGCTATTTTATTTCGTATTCGGTCCGTACTATTTCAGGCCGTTTCTAAAGAACCGTGTGCTAAGGAATATGATAAAGATGGGAAGGATAATCCCCTTTGATTTCTCCACGCATTTTTTAGAGGCTCTGCGCAGCTGTTATTTCGTACTACACCACGGCAAGGGCTTGTGTTATTTCCCTGAAGGGTTGCGCTCGAGCGACGGTGTTATAGGAAAATTTAAGAAAGGGTTTGGCGTCCTGGCTAAAGAGACGGGGGCAAGGCTTGTTCCTGTGGCCATAGATGGAGCTCACGAGGCTTGGGCCAGTACCGCAAAATATCCTAAGCGTCATCTGATCAAAGTAAGGTTCGGAAAGCCGCTTCTTCCCGAAGACATGGAAAAGGAAGGGATGATCATGGGCGCAAAAAATAGTTACGACGCAATATGTGTGGCAGCCAGAAAAGCGCTCGTGGAACTAAAAACCTGCCCACCGGCAGACAAGGATAAATAA
- a CDS encoding alpha/beta fold hydrolase, whose translation MRILMMTNTYFPIVGGLEQSVYSFSEEFRRLGHEVLIVTPTFQGMPTEEPGVIRIPAFQKFSGTIFSVNFPASRLLTKLMKEFSPDIAHSHCPFFMGDFALRLSRQHAIPLIFTYHCMFEQYVHDWPVQNEGVKRFIVKLAAGYANMVDRVIVPTESVQEILFKRGVKTPMAVVPTGVDVERFSKGNGNAFRQQNHIPLEAKVIGHAGRLAPEKNLDFLINCMVEALKKDPKAHALIVGKGPAEKMIQDTFKEAGLEDRLHLAGVLHYQELVDAYFAMDLFAFASLSETQGIVLIEAMAAGAPVVALDAPGARDVVEDRKNGRLLNEMDQQTYTDALLSVLSSSPEESKTMKQAARTTAQKFTINASATRMLEIYEDARSRKSISVGKKNSSQFMLLWRAKSEWDIFRNYFGSIATSVFEGDFNKTEPRQIVDTNGDLPKGATPSPAGESEPDRYVMTEDGKRIAFNHIRGGFSKVVILAPGFYNNKDTYLFKKMAEAFSKEYDVIVFDFRGHGKSSDVFTWTAHEQKDLRAVIAYAKSAHYEKIGVVGFSLGAAIALIEASCNQSIDSVIAVSTPSGLGSINYHFWEKDMWEDLKLNFGIKGRGKGVRMGSPSLTKTRPRDIVNKISPTSVLFIHGEKDWLVKMSNSQLLFDKAKNPKSLTIIKGGGHAERIFDVFPDQFMKICLDRFKETLK comes from the coding sequence ATGAGAATTCTGATGATGACGAATACATATTTTCCGATTGTCGGGGGGCTGGAACAATCGGTCTATTCTTTCAGCGAAGAATTCAGAAGACTGGGGCACGAGGTTTTAATCGTTACTCCGACCTTTCAGGGTATGCCGACAGAGGAGCCGGGCGTTATCCGTATTCCTGCCTTCCAAAAATTCAGCGGAACCATCTTCTCCGTTAACTTCCCGGCCTCACGGCTCTTAACGAAATTAATGAAAGAATTCTCGCCGGATATCGCGCACAGCCATTGCCCGTTCTTCATGGGAGATTTTGCGTTACGCCTTAGCCGACAGCACGCGATACCGCTTATATTTACTTATCACTGTATGTTTGAACAATATGTGCATGATTGGCCTGTTCAGAATGAGGGAGTAAAACGATTCATTGTAAAGCTTGCTGCCGGATATGCCAATATGGTCGATCGGGTGATCGTTCCCACTGAAAGCGTGCAGGAGATCCTGTTCAAAAGAGGCGTCAAGACTCCCATGGCGGTCGTTCCGACGGGGGTAGACGTAGAACGTTTTTCAAAGGGCAATGGAAATGCTTTTCGCCAGCAGAACCATATTCCTCTTGAGGCTAAAGTGATCGGCCACGCGGGGCGGCTGGCTCCGGAGAAGAACCTGGACTTCCTGATAAATTGTATGGTTGAAGCATTAAAGAAGGATCCGAAGGCCCATGCCCTTATCGTCGGCAAGGGCCCTGCCGAAAAGATGATCCAGGATACATTTAAAGAGGCCGGCCTTGAAGATAGATTGCACTTAGCCGGGGTCCTGCATTATCAGGAGCTGGTAGACGCGTATTTTGCCATGGATCTCTTCGCGTTCGCCTCATTAAGCGAAACTCAAGGCATTGTCCTCATTGAAGCCATGGCAGCAGGTGCTCCCGTGGTAGCGTTGGATGCGCCTGGAGCGCGAGACGTTGTAGAGGACCGTAAGAACGGGAGACTACTCAATGAGATGGATCAGCAGACTTATACCGATGCACTGCTTTCGGTTTTAAGCAGCTCTCCGGAAGAATCAAAAACCATGAAACAGGCCGCAAGGACTACGGCGCAGAAATTCACGATCAATGCTTCCGCTACACGCATGCTAGAGATCTATGAAGACGCAAGATCGAGAAAGTCTATTTCAGTAGGCAAGAAGAATAGCTCACAGTTTATGCTCCTATGGCGCGCTAAATCCGAGTGGGATATTTTCAGGAATTATTTTGGTTCCATTGCCACATCCGTATTCGAAGGAGATTTTAATAAGACAGAACCCAGGCAGATCGTTGACACAAACGGCGATCTCCCTAAGGGCGCGACACCTTCTCCTGCGGGAGAGAGCGAGCCTGACCGTTATGTGATGACAGAAGATGGTAAGCGCATTGCCTTTAATCATATCAGGGGAGGATTTTCCAAAGTAGTTATACTGGCACCAGGCTTTTACAATAATAAGGATACATATTTATTTAAAAAAATGGCCGAAGCATTCAGTAAAGAATACGATGTCATCGTATTCGATTTTAGGGGACATGGCAAGTCGAGCGACGTATTTACATGGACTGCACATGAGCAGAAAGACTTGCGCGCGGTCATCGCATACGCGAAAAGCGCTCACTATGAGAAGATCGGCGTAGTCGGTTTTTCACTGGGCGCCGCGATCGCGCTTATAGAAGCGAGCTGTAATCAAAGTATCGATAGCGTTATAGCTGTCAGCACCCCGTCAGGCCTAGGAAGCATCAATTACCATTTTTGGGAAAAAGATATGTGGGAAGACCTGAAGCTCAATTTCGGAATCAAGGGACGCGGGAAGGGCGTTAGAATGGGAAGCCCGTCTTTAACAAAGACCCGGCCCCGCGATATCGTTAATAAGATATCGCCCACGTCGGTCCTTTTCATCCATGGTGAAAAAGACTGGCTGGTGAAGATGAGCAATAGCCAGCTATTATTCGACAAGGCGAAGAATCCCAAGTCCCTGACAATCATTAAAGGCGGCGGACATGCGGAAAGGATATTTGACGTCTTCCCGGATCAATTTATGAAGATATGTTTGGACAGATTCAAGGAGACGCTAAAATGA
- a CDS encoding GtrA family protein, with protein MKIDNDSRKEVIKAFIAGTIVNATDFSVYYILFHFLPFSLAKAISFTCAGSLGYLLYKYWTFKHSQPSYLEFGRYALINFLALGINVIINQSILNMWHGAIYPALIIATIFTSLFAFICFKWWVFRIILKEKVYFMWWKWLPWKFLVTDAARRQGFLDPIKVLSQLEKFAQPSEVAAPLELLRSGAVLHARGLINSLAIQHNLDWVWPYWVECQYDPENEAFIPRSFSLTQINLTHRNWTALGVPDSTEFPLVDPRGLFTPFYDSWSIDVWIIPEEGEPLVPSRIPSISQKMVMDDNLCVITESNLGQLKLRLKAQVIGSAEAPICQVKITGSASVKAHLVVSLRPYNPEGVSLINSIALLEDSSGWQVNRENFVYFDKPPDQCVFSDYHRGDVYGRLSSKEDEKEVTCKVGMASSAALYIIEEGQPREITVSVPLTKNKIEKESHWDYQENAKLAWKKSLHGACSMQIPDEHFQFLYDAAVHTMILHSPKEVYPGPYIYRRFWFRDAAFILYGLLSVGLKERVRRALDCFRSRQTAEGYFLSQEGEWDSNGEALWIMRQYCEMTGNVPPKEWKDSIDKAGKWIYKKRLSDDAQSPHAGLLPSGFSAEHLGPNDFYYWDDFWGVAGLKAAAFLCAAYKDKAEAGYFEKESHAFLKSINQSLKKACERLKRPAIPASPYRRLDAGAIGSLAASYPLRIFEQNDPKILDTAEYLMKNCLVHGGFFHDMTHSGINPYLTLHLAQALLRAGDPRYFGLMTAVANLASPTGQWPESVHPRTGGGCMGDGQHVWAAAEWVLMIRNCFVREENDRLILCSGIPRIWLEKDQPLAFGPAPTSFGDIQIYIKPQGQNILIEWQGQWRAKEPPIDIRLPGIANVRISPGTNSIELKYGTDK; from the coding sequence TTGAAGATCGATAATGATTCCAGAAAAGAGGTCATCAAGGCATTTATTGCAGGGACTATAGTCAATGCTACAGACTTCAGTGTTTATTATATCCTGTTCCATTTTCTGCCTTTCAGCCTAGCCAAGGCGATATCTTTTACATGCGCCGGCAGCCTCGGATACCTGCTTTACAAGTATTGGACATTTAAACACAGCCAGCCTTCATATTTAGAATTTGGCCGGTATGCGCTGATCAATTTCTTAGCACTAGGGATCAATGTGATAATAAATCAAAGTATTCTTAATATGTGGCACGGCGCCATTTATCCGGCACTGATCATTGCCACTATATTCACGAGCCTATTTGCCTTTATCTGCTTTAAATGGTGGGTCTTCAGGATCATTTTGAAGGAAAAGGTATATTTCATGTGGTGGAAGTGGCTCCCATGGAAATTTTTAGTGACAGATGCCGCGCGAAGGCAGGGATTTTTAGACCCCATCAAAGTCCTTTCTCAATTAGAGAAATTTGCGCAACCCTCAGAGGTGGCAGCTCCATTGGAACTGTTGCGCTCAGGCGCTGTCTTACACGCTCGCGGCCTGATAAATAGTTTAGCTATTCAGCATAACCTCGATTGGGTCTGGCCTTATTGGGTGGAATGTCAATATGATCCCGAGAACGAGGCGTTTATTCCGCGGTCTTTTTCGTTAACCCAGATTAATCTTACACATAGAAATTGGACAGCTCTGGGCGTTCCGGACAGCACCGAGTTTCCTCTGGTGGATCCTCGCGGTCTTTTTACTCCATTTTACGATAGCTGGTCTATTGATGTCTGGATCATTCCAGAAGAGGGAGAGCCACTGGTCCCATCGCGTATCCCAAGCATATCCCAAAAGATGGTTATGGATGATAATCTTTGTGTGATCACAGAATCAAACCTTGGTCAATTAAAGCTTCGATTGAAAGCGCAGGTTATCGGTTCAGCCGAAGCGCCTATTTGCCAGGTCAAGATCACAGGATCCGCTTCCGTAAAGGCGCACTTAGTCGTTTCTCTCAGGCCATATAACCCCGAAGGCGTAAGCTTAATAAATAGTATCGCTCTCCTTGAAGATTCGTCGGGTTGGCAGGTGAATCGGGAAAATTTTGTCTATTTTGATAAACCTCCGGACCAATGCGTATTTTCGGATTATCATCGAGGCGATGTTTATGGCCGCTTGTCATCAAAAGAAGATGAAAAAGAAGTTACATGTAAAGTCGGCATGGCCAGCTCCGCGGCGTTATATATAATAGAAGAGGGGCAACCGCGGGAAATTACCGTTTCGGTGCCTTTAACGAAAAATAAAATTGAAAAAGAGTCCCATTGGGACTATCAGGAAAATGCCAAGCTGGCGTGGAAGAAGAGCCTTCACGGCGCGTGTTCAATGCAAATTCCCGATGAACATTTCCAGTTCCTTTACGATGCCGCTGTCCATACCATGATTCTACACTCTCCCAAGGAAGTTTATCCCGGGCCTTATATTTACCGGCGGTTTTGGTTTCGCGACGCCGCTTTTATTTTATACGGTTTATTAAGTGTCGGGTTAAAGGAACGCGTCCGCCGGGCGCTGGATTGTTTCCGCTCCCGTCAGACAGCCGAGGGTTATTTCCTCTCCCAGGAAGGGGAATGGGATTCTAACGGTGAGGCCCTGTGGATCATGCGTCAATATTGCGAGATGACGGGAAACGTGCCGCCGAAAGAATGGAAAGACTCGATCGATAAAGCGGGTAAGTGGATTTATAAGAAACGTTTGTCTGATGATGCGCAGTCTCCTCACGCAGGTCTATTACCATCAGGATTTAGCGCAGAGCATTTGGGGCCGAATGATTTTTATTATTGGGATGACTTTTGGGGTGTTGCCGGATTAAAAGCAGCGGCCTTTTTATGTGCTGCTTACAAGGATAAAGCCGAGGCCGGCTACTTTGAAAAAGAATCGCACGCATTTCTGAAGAGCATCAATCAAAGTTTAAAGAAAGCGTGTGAACGTCTAAAAAGACCCGCGATACCGGCCTCTCCCTATCGCCGCCTGGACGCGGGAGCGATCGGTTCTTTGGCTGCCAGCTATCCGCTTCGTATTTTTGAACAGAACGATCCGAAGATCTTAGACACTGCCGAATATTTGATGAAAAATTGTTTGGTCCATGGCGGATTTTTTCATGACATGACCCATTCAGGGATCAACCCTTATCTTACGCTGCATTTAGCTCAAGCGCTTTTGCGCGCGGGGGACCCCAGATATTTCGGTCTAATGACCGCGGTGGCTAACCTGGCTTCACCTACGGGTCAATGGCCCGAGTCGGTACATCCTCGCACAGGCGGCGGATGTATGGGAGATGGGCAGCACGTATGGGCCGCAGCGGAATGGGTCTTGATGATAAGAAATTGTTTTGTGCGCGAAGAAAACGATAGATTAATATTATGTTCCGGCATACCGCGGATCTGGCTGGAGAAAGACCAGCCGCTCGCGTTTGGGCCCGCTCCGACAAGTTTCGGGGATATTCAAATTTACATAAAACCCCAAGGGCAAAATATCCTTATCGAATGGCAGGGGCAATGGCGCGCAAAAGAGCCGCCGATCGATATTCGATTACCAGGTATTGCCAACGTGAGAATTTCGCCCGGCACGAATTCTATCGAATTAAAATATGGGACGGATAAATGA